The DNA region TTCGATACtagcaattgaagcatctaCTCAGCTTGGTGATCCGCCTGCCATATTCTCATACCTCTGGATGTAGCCTTGATGGTGATAAATCTGCCGCACAGCGCATTTTAATTTCCAGTCACGTACTAGCAATTTCCTAGTAAGCAAAAAAACCGAAATTTCTATTCGGTTTTCCTGTTTCATTCTTCAGGCCATTTGTCGAAGCTTGAATCACTTCTCAAGTTCATCGCGGGAGCCGCTAAAGGGTATCGCTATTGTGTGTGTCAAACCGTGTCTGCGAGACGTGGAATGATTCTATAAAGCTCAGAAACGAGCACAATTCGTGAATCTTGTTGACGTCATTCACATATGAAGTGCACTCCCTGTCTTCCAGCGGaattgcttcatcttcaagcttttgTCGTATCTTCGCAATTAACCTGTTATGGTAATTGACTGCGTTAGTCCGCAAAAGAGCTCCAAGCCGTTCCAGCATCATTATGCGCTCTCAGCAAACCCTACCTCTTTTTGTTGAGGTCTTTCTTAGCTTGCAGGATTTTATTCATTGCAGAAATTGATTAAAAAATATCGAATCACTCTTTCCACTCTGGGAATCCACTCACTTCCCAGAAAGAATTTCGACGCTCCACAGCActgtttctttcttctctgttCCTCCGCGACTGCTTGATCAGTTTGTCTACCAATGGATACATGTGAGCCAGATTCTTCGTTTGAGGGCTCATATACAacaactgctgctgctgctaTTTCCGCTATTGCTTTTATTCATGATTCATAGCACCCGTCAGTTCTGATTGGTGCAAGGGATAGCTGAGGATGTTTACTCTTTAGTTCAGTATCTTGTGTGGCTATTAGCGAGGACCACCTTTTCGTGTGACATGAGCACcagctcggcggctaattcGCAAAGATATCGTAAGATAACTTAATGTAAACGATGCTCGGCTTTTTGGAAAGATGTCAAACTACTGGTGGCACCATCTTCTAGGGATTCGTCAAGCTAAGTTACCTCCTTTAAGTCGCCCTCGTAATCGAAGCGAATCATATGGCCTTCGAGCGCTTTCTCATTTGAAGGTTGCGCTTGGTGAGTTAAGATCCCGATAGTAACGTACTAGAAAACTCGAgtgcttgaaaaatggtaGTTTGGATATTATGATCAATAATGGGGTGGGCGCTGATCGACAAAATGCGCTATCCATGTGTAGTAATACGTTCCAATATTATCTAGTGCTTAGCTTCGTCAAGTGATATACGTATATATACCActatatatatatatatatatcCCAAATCATCCATTAGCGTATGCTGATACGCCTCGAGAGTTTTCTCTGTGGCATGCTAATACTAGTACAACGCCCGAAAATCATCCCATCTCATGAAGTTCTAAGGCTATAATCGTGAACCGGTTAGGCCTGATGTGATTTTCAAGTGAAGAGCAGATCCCGCTTATTGCTAACTTGAGGTCTATCATTTGTCAAGTCGCTTTGTTACTTCCTTAGCGTTTACCACCATTTCACCATAATTGAACAGCAAACGCATAACGTAGCCCTCCCATGGCAGGAAAGAGTTTCTAAACAAAAGCCCGGCTGCGACGGCAGAATATTATCCGTAGACTACGTTTCTTTAGCattttttccttgatcGGTCCATCAACCAAGTGATCTCTCTAAGTCCTTCTTCCTAGATGTACTTCCAAGGAATGAAATTCAGGAACATGAATTTCCAGCAAGATTAAATCTCCTCATGTGCCAGCTAATTGTAACTTGCCTGTTTTCTACTACTAGATCTCGAGCTTTGTTCTCGCGAAGTCTGCGCACGTTATACCTGATTTAACTCAACCATTCGAGCTTCCAGGGACAACCAGGGAATAAACCCCAGAGATGCCGCCATATAGGTTACAAACGACATTAATACGGACGATCAGAAGGATCAAAGCTAGCGAGGTCTCTTTCAACTACCGAACCCTCACCAAAAAGCGTCAAGCAGTTAGAATGTCTTCAAGCGAACCATACATAGACGAAATTAAGCGAAAGCTGTCATCAATCAGAGCACGCTTCTATTTCAAAACTGGTGAGATAGGGGTTTTGGGATCACCCTCTAATTTTCATGAGACTTTAAAACGAAAGATCTTACAAGCTAAAGAGCGGGTGTTTCTAGCATCTCTCTACATAGGTAAAGGACAAGATGATCTTATTGAATGCCTTAACAGAGCGTTAGAAGAAAATCCCAAGTTGAGGATATACGTTTTAATTGATGGTCTCAGGGGGACACGAGAGGCCCCTTCCAAATGCTCTGTCAGTTTAGTCTCGCAACTTCTCGACAAGCATCAAGACAGGGTTGATCTGCGTCTTTACCGAACACCTGCTTGCGTGGGATGGAAAGGCTGGCTGCtaccaagaagaatcaaTGAAGGCCTTGGTCTACAGCACATGAAAATATATGgctttgacgaagaagtAATTCTGTCCGGTGCCAACCTCTCATCAGACTACTTCACTAATAGGCAGGATAGGTATTACGTGTTCCATTCCAGAGCATTCTCAGACTATTATTTTGATCTGCAACAATTGATAAGTGGTCTAAGCTATAAAGTCAAAAAGTCCAATAACGCGCAGAAGTTCGGATTATTCTGGCCTAAAGATAATTTAGCGATTGAGCCTGCCCTCAACAAAACACAATTTGTATTGGAATCTTCGGCAGCTATATCCAATTTCTTACTTGATAAGCCTCAATGCCCTGCGCCCTCAAACGTggacaaagaagaatatccGACGGTGGTTTATTCCATTTCTCAATTTACACCTCTTTTCCCACATGGAGAAGATCTATCTACCGAAAAGCCTACAATATTGAGTCTGATTTCCTCTATAAAAAAGCCGTCAATAAGTTGGACATTCACCGCTGGATACTTTAATGTGCTGCCGGAGATAAAAAAGGGCCTCGTTTCAACACCATCAAAGCAGGCAACAGTGATAACGGCCTCTCCTTATGCAAACGGATTTTTTGAGTCTAAGGGCGCTTCAGGTCATTTGCCAGCTGCTTATCTCCATCTCTCaaagaagttcttgaagtcaGTAAAAAGGCATGGTAAAGAAGCAAACATAATACTCAGAGAGTGGAAAAATGGTATTGTAAACAAGCCAGGTGGTTGGTCTTATCACGCAAAAGGTTTGTGGATCGCCGACTCCAGTAGCGGTGATTCACGGCCAATGATAACCTGCATAGGCTCTTCCAATTACACGAGACGGGCGTACTCCCTAGACCTTGAATCCAATGCCGTTATCCTGACTAGGGATAATCAACTGAGGGATGAGATGCAGCAGGAACTCAATAACCTTTTGCAAAATACAAAGAAAGTGAATTTGGAGGACTTTCGAAACGAACCACACAGAAAAGTCAACAGTGGGGTGAAGTTAGCCACTTTTTTCCTTGGAAAGAGACTATAGTAAGCTATGAGAACCAGTATGCCATACGATATTCCAAAGACCAAAAGCCAGGAATTCAGAGTCATTTTCCTCGCGGCAGGTACGGCTTTTTACCTTGGTAAAGATACTGCGCTTGATAAAACATGCATGAAAGACACAAGACATTGCTTAGACTCACGAAGGCAGGAGTGAAATTGTAAGGCTTCTTATAAAACTCCGTTCCTTGAAGCAGAAATGCTGAACAGAGACCAACCGCGATCTCAGAAAACAGACTTAAAAGAATGTACTTCGAAGAGACACCTTTCGTACACAATCCCATCCAATTCAGACAAATTTGTGGAACGTATTTGGCACTTTGGATAATGTTTGCTATGACCCATAGGTAATTGACATGTTCCACAAAAAAGATTCCGAATCTGCCTGAGTCGCCGGCAGGGAGGTTATAACACGAACACGCATATGTGAATATACCAAATGAGAAGACGATTGCAATCAATGTAGTGCATATTGTGGAAACGCCCTGATAAATATTTTTGGTCGATCGATAAATTTGCAGCTGTCGAAGCACGAGTGCACAGGTATATAAATGAATAGCATCCTTAAAAAGCAATGATATAGAAATAGGAATTGCTGAGGGTTCGTTGGAAGGATAGAAAAGAGGGAATCTTTTCGAAAGCTGAGACCTTGCCAGTGGGGACCATAGGTAGTTCATGGTAGTGTATACTGTGAGTAAGTTGGCGAATAAGTCAAGCACATATAGATCATACGAAAGGCCGTATACCGATCTATGCAGCTGGTTGTACTTTCGCTGGTACAGACGTGCGGAAGCCTAATCTCATTATATAGAGCACTGGTTAGTTATAACTGGTTGATCATCTTTGTATAGACAATAGCAACTCGAAATCTACCATAAGCATACAGAAAGAATGCCACAGCTAAAATGCAGTAATGTGGAAATCATTGACACCTGAGGTAGGAcagaagagaagatcaacgTATTGCTTCGACCGTCTTGTGATTACGCTTTCCTTTAAGTTGCAAGTAAATGTGAGCGAGACCGATAATAAAAAAAAGCCATTTAGTTTCATTTACCAAGACTTTACGCAACAGTAACCAAAAGAAAACCGACCATGgatatccaagaagatTTCGATAAAAATGTGCAGGCTTCAACACCACTGCTGAAGCATTGGAATCAGGCTCTGAGTTTTTACAGGTTCTATTTGGACAAAGTTGTGCCAAAAGTGAAGGAGAGATGGATTGGTTTGGCGATCTTACTCTTCATGTTCCTTTTGCGCGTTGTCACTGCTCAGGGCTGGTATGTCGTGTGCTATTCTCTGGGaatctttctcttgaacCAATTCCTCGCTTTCCTGACTCCAAAGTTCGATGTGTCTTTACAACAGGATGAAGAGAATAAAGAATTAGAGGCTGGGGAACGCTCCGATGAATTCAGACCTTTTATCAGAAGATTACCGGAGTTCAAGTTCTGGTACAATTCAGCTAGAGCGACCGTTCTGTCTTGCTTCCTGACGCTTTTCCCATTTGTTGACATTCCCGTGTTTTGGCCGATTCTTTTGATATATTTTGTGGTCTTATTCGCACTCACCATGAGAAGACAGATTCAGCATATGATAAAGTACAACTACATCCCTCTAGATATCGGTAAGAAGAAATACACTCGTTGAATTTTCTGGCATCCACTCGGGGAATAACAAGATAAAGAAACTATGAAAGCCCGAAGTCTCAAAAGTAAACAAGTCAGCGAGCTAGTAAGAAAATTTCCTACAATAGTCTTGTATCTTTAGGCTTATCCAGCTGCTTAGTCTACATATGTGTGTATAGTCACCTTCGTGCCAGAAAGGTATGCGGCTGATAGATTTACCGCGATGTACTGATGCGCGTTTACCCAAAATTTTGACCGTCCAAATCAAAACGTAGCTCAGTCTATAGATCCCCCAACTTGACTCTCGAAGAGAATagcgaagatgaaaatCCTGAGTGTTACCAAATCATCCGATTCCGAAGGTGGTGCAATCATATCTTTGCTTCCTCAGGATAAAGAAGACTTATTCGCTGTCTACCAACTGATTGATAAAGATGACGAGGTGATATTTAAGAAAATGGTTACGACAGACCTCGATGAAAGCGGGaaaaagaaagcaacaGACCTGGTCAAACTGAAATTGCAGATCATCTCCAATGAATTTGACTTAAAGAATGAGTCGTTGAGGTATAAAGGTGTAACGGTAGTGGACGATTTCGGTGGAGCCAATATTGACATTCCCGTCGggaagttcttcagctttaCTGTCAACTACACCTACCCGTTCACTATTATCAAGCATGATTTCAACAAGTACAGTCAgaaattgcttgatgagGCCTCTCAAACTGATATCAAGGCAGATACTGCCGCTGTGGTGTTACAGGAAGGGATTGCGCATATTTGCCTTCTGACGAACTCATCAACAATCTTAAAGCAGAAGGTAGAATATGCTatgccaaagaaaaaaagagCTACAGACGTTGCAAAGTTTGAGCAGAAGACCGAAAAGTTTTACAGGGCCACATATGAAGGCATGAAGAAAAGCTTCGATTTTGCGAAGCTCAAAATCGTAATTCTTTGCTCTCCTGGTTTCTATGCGAAATCACTAATGGGCAAGGTTATACAATAcgctgaggaagagcagaaCAAAGATATTTTGAACGTCAAGGATAAATTCTTGGTCGCACATTGCTCAACTGGCTACCTCCAAGGAATCACAGAGGTATTGAAAGACCCTTCGTATGCTTCAAAGCTCAAAAATACTAAGTATTCTCAGGAAGTCCTCGTGATGGATGAGTTTATGAAGCATTTgaacgatgatgatgacaAGGCATGGTATGGGGATCATGAGGTGCTGAAGGCAGCGAATTTAGGGGCCATTAAGATTTTGTTGATAACAGATTCTTTATTGCGCTCTGATGATATCATGGAGCGCAAGAGATATTTGGCGCTTGTTGAGGATGTAGAGCAGACCGGCGGACAGGTCTTAGTGTTTAGTTCTCTTCATAGTTCTGGGGAAGAGTTAAACAGACTGACAGGCGTCGCCTGCATCTTGAAATACCCTCTACCAGATCtcgatgaggaagaggaggagggtgaggagaagaagaaagagatatcTTTGTAGTATCTGTAACAAATTTAAATCGATATGATGATCTTCGTAGAGGCGTCCACGTGGATAGTAAAATAAAGAAAAATAGAATTACCGTTCTTCTTTtaattttttcaaagcaaaCGTGAAAATAGAAAATATCTTTTTTATATTTCTCATagtttttttttcaaccaTGCTTAAGTCAGATATAATCATTGTTTTTGAGTTCCGAACAAGCTATTTGATTTGTTTGAGTTTTTTTCTTGGGTCCTCCTGCTAGATAATTTGGCTGGTTGCGGATCCTGGCTAATAAATACCATGATGTACATACACATCCTATTCACGGCTTGATACAATACGTATGTATATATTTAACGACCTGGTCACATTTTTTAGCGCTGGTAAACCCAGTTATTTGA from Torulaspora globosa chromosome 3, complete sequence includes:
- a CDS encoding uncharacterized protein (ancestral locus Anc_1.416), translating into MNYLWSPLARSQLSKRFPLFYPSNEPSAIPISISLLFKDAIHLYTCALVLRQLQIYRSTKNIYQGVSTICTTLIAIVFSFGIFTYACSCYNLPAGDSGRFGIFFVEHVNYLWVIANIIQSAKYVPQICLNWMGLCTKGVSSKYILLSLFSEIAVGLCSAFLLQGTEFYKKPYNFTPAFVSLSNVLCLSCMFYQAQYLYQGKKPYLPRGK
- the RER1 gene encoding protein retrieval receptor (ancestral locus Anc_1.417), whose product is MDIQEDFDKNVQASTPLLKHWNQALSFYRFYLDKVVPKVKERWIGLAILLFMFLLRVVTAQGWYVVCYSLGIFLLNQFLAFLTPKFDVSLQQDEENKELEAGERSDEFRPFIRRLPEFKFWYNSARATVLSCFLTLFPFVDIPVFWPILLIYFVVLFALTMRRQIQHMIKYNYIPLDIGKKKYTR
- a CDS encoding uncharacterized protein (ancestral locus Anc_1.418), with product MKILSVTKSSDSEGGAIISLLPQDKEDLFAVYQLIDKDDEVIFKKMVTTDLDESGKKKATDLVKLKLQIISNEFDLKNESLRYKGVTVVDDFGGANIDIPVGKFFSFTVNYTYPFTIIKHDFNKYSQKLLDEASQTDIKADTAAVVLQEGIAHICLLTNSSTILKQKVEYAMPKKKRATDVAKFEQKTEKFYRATYEGMKKSFDFAKLKIVILCSPGFYAKSLMGKVIQYAEEEQNKDILNVKDKFLVAHCSTGYLQGITEVLKDPSYASKLKNTKYSQEVLVMDEFMKHLNDDDDKAWYGDHEVLKAANLGAIKILLITDSLLRSDDIMERKRYLALVEDVEQTGGQVLVFSSLHSSGEELNRLTGVACILKYPLPDLDEEEEEGEEKKKEISL
- the PGS1 gene encoding CDP-diacylglycerol--glycerol-3-phosphate 3-phosphatidyltransferase (ancestral locus Anc_1.415) — encoded protein: MPPYRLQTTLIRTIRRIKASEVSFNYRTLTKKRQAVRMSSSEPYIDEIKRKLSSIRARFYFKTGEIGVLGSPSNFHETLKRKILQAKERVFLASLYIGKGQDDLIECLNRALEENPKLRIYVLIDGLRGTREAPSKCSVSLVSQLLDKHQDRVDLRLYRTPACVGWKGWLLPRRINEGLGLQHMKIYGFDEEVILSGANLSSDYFTNRQDRYYVFHSRAFSDYYFDLQQLISGLSYKVKKSNNAQKFGLFWPKDNLAIEPALNKTQFVLESSAAISNFLLDKPQCPAPSNVDKEEYPTVVYSISQFTPLFPHGEDLSTEKPTILSLISSIKKPSISWTFTAGYFNVLPEIKKGLVSTPSKQATVITASPYANGFFESKGASGHLPAAYLHLSKKFLKSVKRHGKEANIILREWKNGIVNKPGGWSYHAKGLWIADSSSGDSRPMITCIGSSNYTRRAYSLDLESNAVILTRDNQLRDEMQQELNNLLQNTKKVNLEDFRNEPHRKVNSGVKLATFFLGKRL